The Manis javanica isolate MJ-LG chromosome 4, MJ_LKY, whole genome shotgun sequence genome contains a region encoding:
- the SLFN14 gene encoding protein SLFN14: protein MESLKTDTEMLYPEIIVEVGRVTFGEENRKKMTSSYLKRTENSKIIQAACALLNSGGGVIKAEIHDKTYSYCCHGLGLDLETSFQKLLPSGSQRYLDYMQQGHDLLIFVKAWSPDVFSFPLKICSLRSNLYQRAVTSTINLGASSALELLREKQFRAQRGRSRVKGTHPQKVLDRHIQEEEDMRMSASEIFKKDRLMYREKLNFTESTHVEFKRFTTRKIVPRIREMLPHYVSAFANTQGGYLIIGVDDKSKEVFGCKTEKVNPDLFKKEIENCIEKLPTFHFCCEKPKVNFTTKILNVYQKDVLYGYVCAVQVEPFCCVVFSEAPDSWIMRDNCVTRLTAEHWVAMMLDAQSATSSLNAEYSFHLTASASSAPRSSPYPIKVLGFKRALQQRLFPVIQEEIPFKPESLCKKLFSDHTGLKELMKTQIFPCSQGIVIFSRSWASDVGLRKEQNILCDALLIGVNSPLVLYTVLIDSGWIGGLEYARDTAHQLKQKLGTVGGYTGKVCVIPRLLHLPSAQCRPGEIPVHYPESYRLANEDEMEDLLQALIVVSLCSRSLLSDRLGCEFFNLLIAEQCELLSESLHETRELFIHCFPGTRKTAIAIKIMEKIKNLFHCKSKEILYVCESDSLRDYVTQQTTCLVVTQKTFMQGEFLRIKHIVMDETENFCSSYGDWYMKAQSITHPKVRGSRSENLHHGILWIFLDPFQIHHADITGLPPPSAQFPRKIITSEIHCALEIAMVMKEEMKRIKEDPPSSMSPDTLALFREAAYEEAMCAQALPGVYETETNLTTEQIVKHVAERCHNLFQCGYLPKDIAILCRQGEDRGRYELALLKAMEFQTHGATKITFSQASGVSGSHIILDSIQQFSGLERNIVFGLSPESALSEEVHRLCFASRAIKHLYLLYEKRAAF, encoded by the exons ATGGAGAGTCTCAAGACTGATACAGAAATGCTCTACCCTGAGATAATTGTAGAAGTGGGCAGAGTAACTTTTGGAGAAGAGAACAGGAAGAAGATGACCAGCAGTTATTTGAAAAGAACTGAGAATTCTAAAATCATCCAAGCCGCATGTGCACTGTTAAATTCTGGAGGGGGTGTGATCAAAGCGGAGATCCACGACAAAACCTACAGCTACTGCTGCCATGGGCTGGGACTGGATCTGGAAACATCTTTTCAAAAGCTCCTTCCTTCGGGTTCACAGAGATACCTTGACTACATGCAGCAGGGGCACGATCTCCTGATATTTGTGAAGGCATGGAGCCCAGACGTTTTCAGCTTCCCCCTAAAGATTTGTAGCTTGCGCTCCAATTTATATCAGAGAGCTGTGACTTCCACTATCAACCTGGGTGCCAGCAGTGCCCTGGAGCTTCTCAGAGAGAAGCAGTTTAGAGCCCAAAGAGGGAGATCGAGGGTGAAAGGGACACATCCTCAGAAAGTTCTTGACAGACACATTCAGGAAGAGGAAGATATGAGGATGTCTgcctcagaaatatttaaaaaggacaGACTCATGTATAGGGAGAAACTCAACTTTACTGAGTCCACACATGTTGAGTTTAAAAGGTTTACCACCAGAAAGATCGTCCCTCGGATTAGGGAAATGCTGCCTCACTATGTTTCTGCATTTGCCAACACCCAAGGGGGATACTTAATTATTGGGGTGGATGACAAGAGCAAAGAAGTGTTTGGATGTAAGACAGAAAAAGTGAACCCTgacttatttaaaaaagaaatagaaaactgcaTAGAAAAACTGCCTACATTCCACTTCTGCTGTGAGAAGCCAAAGGTGAATTTCACTACCAAAATCTTGAACGTGTACCAAAAAGATGTCCTGTATGGTTATGTCTGTGCGGTTCAAGTGGAGCCCTTTTGCTGCGTGGTATTCTCAGAAGCCCCGGATTCCTGGATCATGAGGGACAATTGTGTCACAAGGCTGACAGCAGAGCACTGGGTGGCCATGATGCTGGATGCACAGTCAG CAACTTCCAGTTTGAACGCAGAATACAGCTTTCACCTGACTGCATCAGCTTCCTCTGCACCAAGAAGCTCACCATATCCTATAAAAGTCCTGGGATTTAAGAGGGCTCTACAACAACGTTTGTTTCCAG TGATACAAGAAGAGATACCATTTAAACCAGAATCCCTCTGTAAGAAGCTATTCTCAGATCATACAGGACTGAAGGAATTAATGAAGACACAGATATTTCCATGTTCTCAGGGGATTGTGATATTTTCTAGAAGCTGGGCTAGTGATGTTGGCTtaagaaaagaacagaatatCTTGTGTGATGCTCTCCTAATAGGGGTTAACAGTCCCCTGGTACTCTATACTGTCTTAATAGACTCTGGTTGGATCGGAGGGCTTGAATATGCCCGAGACACTGCTCATCAGTTAAAACAGAAACTGGGAACTGTTGGTGGTTACACAGGGAAAGTGTGTGTTATTCCGAGACTGTTGCACCTGCCCAGTGCACAGTGTAGACCTGGAGAGATCCCTGTGCACTACCCCGAATCCTACAGGCTTGCCAATGAGGATGAAATGGAAGACTTGTTGCAGGCCCTTATCGTGGTCTCTCTGTGCTCTAGATCTCTTCTGAGTGACCGGTTGGGCTGTGAGTTTTTCAACTTGCTCATAGCGGAACAGTGTGAATTGCTCTCAGAGAGCCTTCACGAGACACGAGAATTGTTCATCCACTGCTTTCCAGGAACCAGGAAGACAGCCATAGCCATTAAAATCATGGAGAAGATTAAGAATTTGTTTCACTGCAAATCAAAAGAGATCCTCTATGTTTGTGAAAGTGACTCCTTAAGGGATTATGTGAC TCAACAAACCACCTGCCTGGTTGTGACCCAGAAAACCTTCATGCAAGGGGAGTTCCTACGGATTAAACACATAGTAATGGATGAGACTGAGAATTTCTGCAGTTCATATGGAGACTGGTACATGAAGGCTCAGAGCATCACCCATCCAAAGGTGAGGGGGAGTAGAAGTGAAAACCTTCACCACGGGATCCTCTGGATTTTTCTGGATCCTTTCCAAATCCATCATGCagatatcactggccttcccccTCCATCTGCTCAGTTTCCTCGAAAAATAATCACCAGCGAGATCCACTGTGCTTTGGAAATAGCAATGgtcatgaaagaagaaatgaagagaatcaAAGAGGATCCTCCCTCCAGCATGTCTCCAGACACATTGGCATTGTTCAGGGAAGCTGCCTACGAGGAAGCAATGTGTGCCCAGGCTCTGCCCGGGGTGTATGAGACAGAGACTAACCTGACTACAGAACAAATAGTGAAACATGTGGCAGAAAGATGTCACAACCTGTTCCAATGTGGCTATCTGCCCAAAGACATCGCAATTCTGTGCAGGCAAGGGGAAGACAGAGGACGCTATGAGCTTGCACTGCTAAAAGCAATGGAATTTCAGACCCATGGAGCAACAAAGATTACGTTCAGCCAGGCCTCTGGTGTTTCAGGCAGTCATATCATCTTAGACAGCATTCAGCAATTTTCAGGCCTGGAGAGGAATATTGTGTTTGGGCTTAGTCCAGAAAGTGCCTTGTCAGAGGAAGTTCATAGGCTCTGCTTTGCCTCAAGAGCCATTAAACACCTTTACCTGCTTTATGAAAAGAGAGCAGCTTTCTGA